A portion of the Homo sapiens chromosome 16, GRCh38.p14 Primary Assembly genome contains these proteins:
- the PRSS27 gene encoding serine protease 27 isoform 2 (isoform 2 is encoded by transcript variant 2), whose translation MYARVRQVESNPLYQGTASSADVALVELEAPVPFTNYILPVCLPDPSVIFETGMNCWVTGWGSPSEEDLLPEPRILQKLAVPIIDTPKCNLLYSKDTEFGYQPKTIKNDMLCAGFEEGKKDACKGDSGGPLVCLVGQSWLQAGVISWGEGCARQNRPGVYIRVTAHHNWIHRIIPKLQFQPARLGGQK comes from the exons ATGTATGCCCGGGTGAGGCAGGTGGAGAGCAACCCCCTGTACCAGGGCACGGCCTCCAGCGCTGACGTGGCCCTGGTGGAGCTGGAGGCACCAGTGCCCTTCACCAATTACATCCTCCCCGTGTGCCTGCCTGACCCCTCGGTGATCTTTGAGACGGGCATGAACTGCTGGGTCACTGGCTGGGGCAGCCCCAGTGAGGAAG ACCTCCTGCCCGAACCGCGGATCCTGCAGAAACTCGCTGTGCCCATCATCGACACACCCAAGTGCAACCTGCTCTACAGCAAAGACACCGAGTTTGGCTACCAACCCAAAACCATCAAGAATGACATGCTGTGCGCCGGCTTCGAGGAGGGCAAGAAGGATGCCTGCAAG GGCGACTCGGGCGGCCCCCTGGTGTGCCTCGTGGGTCAGTCGTGGCTGCAGGCGGGGGTGATCAGCTGGGGTGAGGGCTGTGCCCGCCAGAACCGCCCAGGTGTCTACATCCGTGTCACCGCCCACCACAACTGGATCCATCGGATCATCCCCAAACTGCAGTTCCAGCCAGCGAGGTTGGGCGGCCAGAAGTGA
- the PRSS27 gene encoding serine protease 27 isoform 1 precursor (isoform 1 precursor is encoded by transcript variant 1) produces MRRPAAVPLLLLLCFGSQRAKAATACGRPRMLNRMVGGQDTQEGEWPWQVSIQRNGSHFCGGSLIAEQWVLTAAHCFRNTSETSLYQVLLGARQLVQPGPHAMYARVRQVESNPLYQGTASSADVALVELEAPVPFTNYILPVCLPDPSVIFETGMNCWVTGWGSPSEEDLLPEPRILQKLAVPIIDTPKCNLLYSKDTEFGYQPKTIKNDMLCAGFEEGKKDACKGDSGGPLVCLVGQSWLQAGVISWGEGCARQNRPGVYIRVTAHHNWIHRIIPKLQFQPARLGGQK; encoded by the exons ATGAGGCGGCCGGCGGCGGTGCcgctcctgctgctgctgtgtTTTG GGTCTCAGAGGGCCAAGGCAGCAACAG CCTGTGGTCGCCCCAGGATGCTGAACCGAATGGTGGGCGGGCAGGACACGCAGGAGGGCGAGTGGCCCTGGCAAGTCAGCATCCAGCGCAACGGAAGCCACTTCTGCGGGGGCAGCCTCATCGCGGAGCAGTGGGTCCTGACGGCTGCGCACTGCTTCCGCAA CACCTCTGAGACGTCCCTGTACCAGGTCCTGCTGGGGGCAAGGCAGCTAGTGCAGCCGGGACCACACGCTATGTATGCCCGGGTGAGGCAGGTGGAGAGCAACCCCCTGTACCAGGGCACGGCCTCCAGCGCTGACGTGGCCCTGGTGGAGCTGGAGGCACCAGTGCCCTTCACCAATTACATCCTCCCCGTGTGCCTGCCTGACCCCTCGGTGATCTTTGAGACGGGCATGAACTGCTGGGTCACTGGCTGGGGCAGCCCCAGTGAGGAAG ACCTCCTGCCCGAACCGCGGATCCTGCAGAAACTCGCTGTGCCCATCATCGACACACCCAAGTGCAACCTGCTCTACAGCAAAGACACCGAGTTTGGCTACCAACCCAAAACCATCAAGAATGACATGCTGTGCGCCGGCTTCGAGGAGGGCAAGAAGGATGCCTGCAAG GGCGACTCGGGCGGCCCCCTGGTGTGCCTCGTGGGTCAGTCGTGGCTGCAGGCGGGGGTGATCAGCTGGGGTGAGGGCTGTGCCCGCCAGAACCGCCCAGGTGTCTACATCCGTGTCACCGCCCACCACAACTGGATCCATCGGATCATCCCCAAACTGCAGTTCCAGCCAGCGAGGTTGGGCGGCCAGAAGTGA